One Leopardus geoffroyi isolate Oge1 chromosome C1, O.geoffroyi_Oge1_pat1.0, whole genome shotgun sequence DNA segment encodes these proteins:
- the LOC123598319 gene encoding 39S ribosomal protein L35, mitochondrial-like, protein MAASDFARAFRAASGVLRPLNILVSSACQNGVKNAYLSSALSTQHFSSLQTPVVSSAPRLATSVRNLTCGHTAAILNRAAPLLPNVLKLPVRTVTYFSSRKGKRKTVKAVIYRFLRLHSGLWLRRKSGYKKKLWKKTTARKRRLREFVFCNKTQSKLLDKMTTSFWKRRNWYADDPYQKYHDWTNLKV, encoded by the coding sequence ATGGCGGCCTCTGACTTTGCCCGTGCCTTCAGAGCTGCATCAGGGGTCTTACGGCCCCTGAATATTTTGGTGTCTTCAGCCTGTCAAAACGGTGTCAAGAATGCCTATCTTAGTTCTGCACTGTCCACCCAGCATTTTAGTTCTCTGCAGACACCAGTTGTTTCCTCTGCTCCCAGACTTGCCACGTCTGTCAGAAACCTGACATGTGGACATACTGCAGCAATCCTCAATAGAGCAGCCCCCTTGCTTCCAAATGTCCTCAAGCTACCAGTGAGAACCGTAACATACTTCAGTTCacggaaagggaagagaaagactgTGAAAGCTGTCATCTACAGGTTTCTTCGACTTCATTCTGGCCTGTGGCTAAGGAGGAAGTCTGgttataagaaaaaattatggaaaaagacaactgcaagaaaaaggcgCTTGAGGGAATTCGTGTTCTGCAATAAAACCCAGAGTAAGCTCTTAGATAAAATGACAACATCTTTTTGGAAGAGGCGAAACTGGTATGCTGATGATCCTTATCAGAAGTATCATGATTGGACAAACCTGAAAGTCTAG